AGCGGACCTCGGGGCTCGGGAACGGAGAGGGCGCCACTGGAATCGAAGGGTGGTCCGGGCCTTGCAGAGGCTCAAGGTAACCAGGGGGCGTCGGAGAAGTCGGGCTGGCGCTTGGCCAGGAAGGCATCGCGCCCCTCCTGCCCCTCGGCCGTGCGGTAGAAGAGGTGGGTGGCCTGGCCCGCCAGCTCCTGGATTCCCGCCAGGCCATCGGTCTCGGCATTGAACGCCGCCTTCAGGCAGCGGATCGCGGTAGGGCTGTGCTGCAGCACCTCCCGGGCCCAGCGCACACCCTCCTCCTGCAGGGCCTCGAGCGGCACCACGGCGTTGACCAGGCCCATGGCCAGCGCCTCGTGGGCGTCGTACTGCCGGCACAGGAACCAGATCTCCCGCGCCTTGCGCTGCCCCACCACGCGGGCCAGGTAACCCGCGCCGAAGCCGCCGTCGAAGCTGCCCACCCGCGGGCCGGTCTGGCCGAAGCGGGCGTTCTCCGCCGCGATCGAGAGGTCGCAGAGCAGGTGCAGCACCTGGCCGCCGCCGATGGCGTAGCCCGCCACCAGGGCGATCACCACCTTGGGCAGGCTGCGGATCAGCCGCTGCAGGTCGAGCACGTTGAGCCGGGGCAGGCCATCGTCACCCACATAGCCCCCGTCCCCCCGCACGCTCTGATCCCCACCGGCGCAGAAGGCCCAGCCACCATCGGCCGCCGGACCGGCACCGGTGAACAGCACCACCCCCACCCGGGGATTGTCCCGGACCCGGGCGAAGGCGTCACACAGCTCCTGCACGGTGCGGGGCCGGAAGGCGTTGCGCTTGTGGGGCCGGTTGATTGTGATGCGGGCGATCCCCTCCTCGCAGAGCTCGAAGCGGATGTCCTCGTAGTTGCCGGCCTCGCGCCAGTGGACAGGGTCGGCGGTCATGAACGCGGCGCCAGGGCGGTGGCCATTCTGCGCAGATCGTGACGCCAGGCCGCGTCCCTGCGGCGGTCGGTGGCCAACCGCATCAACGCCATCGGCTGCGCGCGCGCCCAGGCCAGGGCCGCCGGCAGCTCCGCCGCGATGGCCACGCTCCGGGCCGGCACGCCATGGGCGGCCGCCAGCCGCAGGGGATCCACGGCCTGGGGCATGGCAAACAGGCGCTCGAAGTCCAGCGTTGTCTCGCCATCCGGGCGGATCGCCAGCTGCTCGAAGATGCCGCCGCCGCCGTTGTCGATCAGCACCACGGTGAGCCGCCCCCGCAGGCGCCGATGCCAGAGCCAGCCGTTGCTGTCATGCAGGAGCGCCAGATCGCCGCTCAGCAGCACCGCCTCGCCCCAGGCCTCCGCCACGCCGCAGGCCAGCGACAGGGTGCCGTCGATGCCGGAGGCGCCGCGGAAGGAGAACACCGGCCGGGCCGGGGCAGACGCGGGGGTGAAGCTGTCCCAGTCCCGCACGGGTGAACTGTTGGCGATCACCAGGGGCAGGCCGGCGGGCAGCAGAAGACTGAGCTGGCGGGCAATGGCCGGCTCCCCCCAGGCTGGCGGTGCCAGGGCCTCGCCCAGGTGTGCCTGCACCGTGGTTTCGAGACGGCACCAACGGTCGGCCAGGGCCAGGCTGGCCGCAGCGGGGCTTCCTTCCCGCGCCGCCGTCGGCAGCTGCTGCCACCAGCGGGCCAGTCCCCCGGGCCACTGGGGGCAGTCCATGGCCAGGGCATCGAGGCAGCGGGGCTCGGCTTCGCTGATCAGCAGCTGGCGACCGGCGCAGCCGCGCAGCAGCTCCTGCAGCCGGCGGCTGGCCGACAGAGGACCGAGCCGCAGCACCTGCGGGGCCAGCAACCCAGCGGCGGCAGGCTGCTGGCACAGATCCGCACAGCCCACCAGGACAAGCCCGGCTTCCCCCCGCAACCCACTGAGTCCATCGGCGAGCACCGGCCAGCCGGTGCGTTGCTGCCAGAGCCGCAGGGCCTCACAGAAGGCAGGCCACCCCTGCGGAAGGCCGCGCCATGGCCCGGCCACCACCAGGCCAGGGGCATCAGGATCCAGTCCCCCCAGGCCGATGCCCGGCAGCGCGGAGCTGGCAGCCGCCGCCGGATTGGACGGGGCCTCGACCGTGACGTCAGAGAGCTTGAGGCCCCGGAGCGTGGCGGCATCGGCATGGAGCGGCTCCTCGATGGGCAGGTTCACGTGCACCGGGCCGGGGGGCTGCTGGGTCGTGGCGGCCATGGCCCGGGCCGCCAGCTGCTCCAGGGCCTGGGGAGCCATCAGCGCCAGGCCGTCCCCATCACCGCGGAGCAGATCCCGCACGTTGGAGGCCAGGAAGTCCTGCTGATTCACGGTCTGGTTGGCGCCACAGCCCTGGAGGCGCCGGGGGCGGTCCGCCGTGATCAGCAGCAGGGGGATGGTGCCGAAATCCGCCTCCACCACGGCGGGAAGCAGGTTGGCCACCGCCGTGCCTGAGGTGGTGATCACGGCGGCGGCCCGTCCCGCCGCGCGCGACCAGCCCAGGGCGAAGAAGGCCGCCGAACGCTCGTCCACGGCGGTGTGCAGCTGCAGCTGTTCCCCCTCCACCAGAGCGGCCGCAACGGCCAGCGGAGCGGAGCGGCTGCCGGGGCAGAGCACCACGAGCCCCAGCCCCTGCCGCACCAGGGCCTGGAGCAGCAGCAGGGCAGCTTCGAGATTGCGGCGGGCCAGATCCAACCCAGGACCTGCAGGATGGGGCGTCCATCCTCCCTGTCGCCTTGTCCTCCCCGAGCCCCTCGCCGCTGCAGGGCCTGCGGCGCCAGCTGCTGCCGGTGCTGGCCTGGGTGGCGGTGGCCCTGCTGCTGCGCTGGGCGGTGCTGGAACCCCGCTGGATTCCTTCCGGTTCCATGCTCCCCACCCTGCAGCTGCAGGATCGGGTGCTGGTGGAAAAGGTGCGCACCCGTCTGCACCGCCCTCTGCCAGTGGGCACGGTGGTGGTGTTCCACCCGCCGCCGGTGTTGCAGGCGGCGGGTTACCGGGCCGATGCCGCCCTGATCAAACGGGTGGTGGCCGTCGCTGGTGATCAGGTGGAGGTGCGTCAGGGGCGGCTGTGGCGCAACGGCTCCGCCGTGGCGGACGACTGGGCAGCCGAGCCGATGGCCTATGCGCTGGCACCCGTGACCGTGCCAGCGGGCCACCTGCTGGTGCTGGGGGACAACCGCAATGCCAGTCTCGATTCCCACCTCTGGGGCCCACTGCCGGAGGAGCAGCTGATCGGCAGCGCCGTCTGGCGCTACTGGCCGCTGCGACGCTTCGGAGCCATTCGGTTCTCCCCCACGGCAACCGAACCGGTGCCACCGCGACAGCTGGGTTAAGGTTTGCTGGTGACGCGGAGCACACCGGAAATGTTCAACCCGGAGTTCCTGACGACAGACAACGAGGCCATCAGCGGCAATTCGCTGATCCAATATCTGCAGGAACAATCTCCGGATGTGTTGCAGCGGGTGGCCCGCTCGGCCAGCGGCGACATCCAGGACATCATTCGCCACAACGTGCAGGGTCTGCTCGGCATGCTTCCGGCCGAGCACTTCGAGGTGAAGATCCAGACCAATCGCGAGAATCTGGCCGGCCTGCTCGCCTCCGCGATGATGACGGGCTATTTCCTGCGGCAGATGGAGCAGCGCATGGAGCTGGAGACCAGCCTGCTCGGTCGGGATGGGGCCGAGGATTCCGGCGATGACGCCGATCCCGGCGAACTCCAGCTCTGAGCCGGCCCAGGCTGAACTGCTTGCATCCCGGCCACGTGCCGGGTCAGGGTTGATGGGTCAGGCGTGATGGGTCAGGGCTCGTGTCCGGCAGCCGGACGCATCGGAGGGGTTTCCGGAACCACACCCCAGGCCAACAGTCGGCGGTCGAGCTCGGCCAGGAAGCGCCAGCTGCCGCCATCAGGAGCCCACGGCCGGCCTTCCAGCTCCTCGGCCAGGGCCTTGAGGGCCAGTGCATCACAGACCACCGGAGCCTCGTAGTGGGCGGGAACCAGCTGGCGGATCCGCTCCAGCGCGGCCAGGCGCCGCAGCCAGGCCAGCAGGGCATCACGGCAACGGGGAAACACCAGCCGCTCCA
This sequence is a window from Cyanobium sp. PCC 7001. Protein-coding genes within it:
- the menB gene encoding 1,4-dihydroxy-2-naphthoyl-CoA synthase: MTADPVHWREAGNYEDIRFELCEEGIARITINRPHKRNAFRPRTVQELCDAFARVRDNPRVGVVLFTGAGPAADGGWAFCAGGDQSVRGDGGYVGDDGLPRLNVLDLQRLIRSLPKVVIALVAGYAIGGGQVLHLLCDLSIAAENARFGQTGPRVGSFDGGFGAGYLARVVGQRKAREIWFLCRQYDAHEALAMGLVNAVVPLEALQEEGVRWAREVLQHSPTAIRCLKAAFNAETDGLAGIQELAGQATHLFYRTAEGQEGRDAFLAKRQPDFSDAPWLP
- the menD gene encoding 2-succinyl-5-enolpyruvyl-6-hydroxy-3-cyclohexene-1-carboxylic-acid synthase, with protein sequence MDLARRNLEAALLLLQALVRQGLGLVVLCPGSRSAPLAVAAALVEGEQLQLHTAVDERSAAFFALGWSRAAGRAAAVITTSGTAVANLLPAVVEADFGTIPLLLITADRPRRLQGCGANQTVNQQDFLASNVRDLLRGDGDGLALMAPQALEQLAARAMAATTQQPPGPVHVNLPIEEPLHADAATLRGLKLSDVTVEAPSNPAAAASSALPGIGLGGLDPDAPGLVVAGPWRGLPQGWPAFCEALRLWQQRTGWPVLADGLSGLRGEAGLVLVGCADLCQQPAAAGLLAPQVLRLGPLSASRRLQELLRGCAGRQLLISEAEPRCLDALAMDCPQWPGGLARWWQQLPTAAREGSPAAASLALADRWCRLETTVQAHLGEALAPPAWGEPAIARQLSLLLPAGLPLVIANSSPVRDWDSFTPASAPARPVFSFRGASGIDGTLSLACGVAEAWGEAVLLSGDLALLHDSNGWLWHRRLRGRLTVVLIDNGGGGIFEQLAIRPDGETTLDFERLFAMPQAVDPLRLAAAHGVPARSVAIAAELPAALAWARAQPMALMRLATDRRRDAAWRHDLRRMATALAPRS
- the lepB gene encoding signal peptidase I, with the protein product MSSPSPSPLQGLRRQLLPVLAWVAVALLLRWAVLEPRWIPSGSMLPTLQLQDRVLVEKVRTRLHRPLPVGTVVVFHPPPVLQAAGYRADAALIKRVVAVAGDQVEVRQGRLWRNGSAVADDWAAEPMAYALAPVTVPAGHLLVLGDNRNASLDSHLWGPLPEEQLIGSAVWRYWPLRRFGAIRFSPTATEPVPPRQLG
- a CDS encoding DUF760 domain-containing protein, with the translated sequence MFNPEFLTTDNEAISGNSLIQYLQEQSPDVLQRVARSASGDIQDIIRHNVQGLLGMLPAEHFEVKIQTNRENLAGLLASAMMTGYFLRQMEQRMELETSLLGRDGAEDSGDDADPGELQL